Proteins found in one Triticum aestivum cultivar Chinese Spring chromosome 4D, IWGSC CS RefSeq v2.1, whole genome shotgun sequence genomic segment:
- the LOC123095694 gene encoding glycine-rich RNA-binding protein RZ1C isoform X2 encodes MLERHTNRHRGFGFVTFSDPRAVETAINDMHNKELDGRTISVNRAEPKMQTDDTRYSSGGGGGDRGDYRGGKGDGPPPGNCFECGRAGHWARDCPNPGGGRSGRFPSKFSGGGGRGDRFSGSDRFGDRYVDDRYDGGRYGGYREPIDSRDRYDGGRDRYASDRYPSGGDRFGADRYGAAPDRYAPSGGGGGYGRERERSYERDGIRGGGAYDRSGPRGGASYDRDGPRGGIGGGYDRDGPRGGGADYGSGGPARYEGGGYRERPAPYDRPRGGGRFDDRY; translated from the coding sequence ATGCTGGAGAGGCACACAAACCGGCACCGTGGCTTTGGCTTCGTGACGTTTTCAGATCCCAGGGCAGTTGAGACTGCTATCAACGACATGCACAACAAAGAGTTAGATGGTCGTACCATTTCAGTGAACAGGGCTGAGCCAAAGATGCAAACAGATGACACACGGTACAgcagtggtggtggcggtggtgaccGTGGGGATTATCGTGGTGGTAAGGGTGATGGTCCACCCCCTGGCAATTGCTTTGAGTGTGGCCGTGCTGGTCACTGGGCTCGTGACTGCCCTAACCCTGGTGGCGGCCGTTCTGGGCGATTTCCTTCCAAGTTCAGTGGTGGCGGTGGCAGGGGAGACCGCTTTTCTGGATCAGACAGGTTTGGCGACCGTTACGTGGATGATCGCTATGATGGTGGCCGTTATGGTGGGTACCGTGAGCCTATTGACAGCAGAGACAGATATGACGGGGGCCGTGATCGTTATGCCAGTGACCGGTACCCCTCTGGTGGTGACCGCTTTGGTGCAGACAGGTATGGTGCAGCTCCAGACCGTTATGCACCAAGTGGTGGTGGAGGTGGCTATGGCAGGGAGCGGGAGAGAAGCTACGAGAGAGATGGAATTCGTGGTGGTGGCGCCTATGACAGGAGTGGCCCAAGGGGCGGTGCAAGCTATGACAGGGACGGCCCAAGGGGCGGCATCGGTGGTGGCTATGACAGGGACGGTCCACGTGGAGGCGGCGCCGACTATGGCAGCGGAGGGCCTGCTCGCTACGAGGGAGGAGGTTACAGGGAGAGGCCTGCGCCGTATGACCGCCCCAGGGGAGGAGGACGCTTCGACGACCGCTATTAG
- the LOC123095691 gene encoding serine/threonine protein phosphatase 2A 57 kDa regulatory subunit B' beta isoform, whose protein sequence is MFNKIIKRGARKGARGHDAAAAEPRGAAPSSSSGGAAPVTVNHASRASASPVPPSPTSPHAAAAAAPSPAPAAQQPSLLEPLPLLRDVPAGDRPGLLLRKLRLVAALFDFSDSLKHPREKEAKRQALLELVDYVQAPTAAANANAPARLPDAVQEALVAAISANIFRPLPPALYESAANIDPNATPDDEEEPYLDPAWPHLQLVYELLLRYVVSPDTDTKVAKRYVDHAFVLRLLDHFDSEDPREREYLKTVLHRIYGKFMVHRPFIRKAINNVFYRFIFETERHNGIGELLEILGSIINGFALPMKEEHKLFLSRALIPLHKPKSVGIYHQQLSYCIVQFVEKDYKLADAVIRGLLKYWPVINCQKEVLFLGELEEVLEATQPAEFQRCMVPLFKQIGRCLNSAHFQVAERALFLWNNDHIVSLIAQNRGVIFPIIFEALERNIQSHWNQAVHGLTANVRKMFLDMDSDLFDECHQQYIEKEEKAKELEEQRESAWRQLEAVAAKASGDDMVLVK, encoded by the exons ATGTTCAACAAGATCATCAAGCGCGGGGCGCgcaagggggcgcgcggccacgaCGCGGCGGCGGCCGAGCCCCGCGGCGcggccccgtcctcctcctccggcggggcggcgcccgTCACCGTCAACCACGCCTCCCGCGCCTCCGCCTCGCCCGTGCCGCCCTCGCCCAcctcgccgcacgccgccgccgccgccgccccctcccccgcccccgccGCGCAGCAGCCGTCGCTCCTCGAGCCGCTCCCGCTCCTCCGCGACGTGCCCGCCGGCGACCGCCCGGGGCTGCTCCTCCGCAAGCTGCGCCTCGTCGCCGCGCTCTTCGACTTCTCCGACTCCCTCAAGCACCCCCGCGAGAAGGAGGCCAAGCGCCAGGCGCTGCTGGAGCTCGTCGACTACGTGCAggcccccaccgccgccgccaacgccAACGCGCCcgctcgcctccccgacgccgtccaggaggccctcgtcgccgccatctCCGCCAACATATTCCGGCCCCTGCCCCCCGCGCTCTACGAGTCCGCCGCCAACATCGACCCCAATGCCAccccggacgacgaggaggagccctacCTCGACCCTGCCTGGCCCCACCTCCAGCTCGTCTACGAGCTCCTGCTCCGCTACGTCGTGTCCCCTGACACCGACACCAAGGTCGCCAAGCGCTACGTCGACCATGCCTTCGTGCTCCGCCTCCTCGACCATTTCGACTCCGAGGACCCCCGCGAGCGCGAGTACCTCAAGACCGTGCTCCACCGCATCTACGGCAAGTTCATGGTCCACCGCCCGTTCATCCGCAAGGCCATCAATAATGTGTTCTACCGCTTCATCTTTGAGACCGAGCGCCACAACGGCATTGGCGAGCTCCTTGAGATTCTCGGCAGCATAATTAATGGCTTTGCCCTGCCTATGAAGGAGGAGCACAAGCTGTTCCTCAGCCGCGCGCTCATCCCGCTGCACAAGCCCAAGTCCGTCGGAATCTACCACCAGCAGCTGTCCTATTGCATTGTCCAGTTTGTCGAGAAGGACTACAAACTTGCCGATGCGGTCATCAGGGGTCTCCTCAAGTACTGGCCAGTCATAAATTGCCAGAAGGAGGTGCTGTTTTTGGGGGAGCTCGAGGAAGTGCTTGAGGCCACACAGCCTGCTGAGTTCCAGCGGTGCATGGTGCCGCTGTTTAAGCAGATAGGGCGCTGCCTTAACAGTGCCCATTTCcag GTTGCTGAGCGGGCTTTGTTCTTATGGAACAATGATCACATTGTAAGCTTGATTGCCCAAAATCGTGGTGTTATATTTCCAATAATATTTGAAGCACTTGAGAGGAACATACAGAGCCACTGGAATCAAGCTGTTCATGGCCTGACCGCAAATGTGCGCAAGATGTTTTTGGACATGGATAGTGATCTATTTGATGAGTGCCACCAGCAGTACATTGAGAAAGAAGAAAAAGCCAAAGAATTAGAGGAGCAACGGGAATCGGCATGGAGACAATTGGAAGCTGTTGCTGCCAAGGCTTCTGGGGATGACATGGTTTTGGTCAAATAG